The Streptomyces sp. NBC_01268 genome window below encodes:
- a CDS encoding AAA family ATPase: MTWQPFYVGDGAAPADPESPVALPPAPPWREFPRRSLHEQFVPPPGLVEAVNAALALRRPLLVTGPAGSGKSTVIEQVAAELALGTVLRWHITSRSSLTEALYRYDALGRIHAQRLKGRDGGDDIAPFLRMGPLGTALLPTDRPRALLIDEIDKSDLDLPSDLLDVLERGEFEIPELARYGTDVVAVREWQGDAHHAVRRGRVQCTEFPFIVMTSNGERDFPAAFLRRCVRFTMPLPTPETLLRIVEAHMGPETARTPEADRLLTVFLERLTAGESLAVDQLLNAVHLLAGAGAPDENRRQAIEDLILRELSHA; encoded by the coding sequence ATGACCTGGCAGCCTTTCTACGTCGGCGACGGCGCCGCCCCGGCCGACCCCGAGAGTCCCGTCGCGCTCCCTCCGGCCCCGCCCTGGCGCGAGTTCCCGCGCCGCTCCCTGCACGAGCAGTTCGTGCCGCCGCCCGGCCTCGTCGAGGCCGTCAACGCCGCGCTCGCGCTGCGCCGGCCGCTGCTCGTCACCGGGCCGGCGGGCTCCGGCAAGTCCACCGTCATCGAACAGGTCGCCGCCGAACTCGCCCTGGGCACCGTCCTGCGCTGGCACATCACCTCCCGCAGCAGCCTCACCGAGGCGCTCTACCGCTACGACGCCCTCGGCCGGATCCACGCGCAGCGCCTCAAGGGCCGCGACGGCGGCGACGACATCGCGCCCTTCCTGCGCATGGGCCCCCTGGGCACCGCCCTGCTGCCCACCGACCGGCCCCGCGCCCTGCTGATCGACGAGATCGACAAGAGCGACCTCGACCTCCCCAGCGACCTGCTCGACGTGCTCGAACGCGGCGAGTTCGAGATCCCCGAGCTCGCCCGCTACGGGACCGACGTCGTCGCCGTGCGGGAATGGCAGGGCGACGCCCACCACGCGGTACGGCGCGGGCGCGTGCAGTGCACCGAGTTCCCGTTCATCGTCATGACCAGCAACGGCGAACGCGACTTCCCCGCCGCCTTCCTGCGCCGCTGCGTCCGCTTCACCATGCCGCTGCCCACCCCCGAGACCCTGCTGCGGATCGTCGAGGCCCACATGGGCCCCGAGACCGCCCGCACCCCCGAGGCGGACCGGCTCCTCACGGTCTTCCTCGAACGGCTCACCGCGGGCGAGAGCCTCGCCGTCGACCAGCTCCTCAACGCCGTCCACCTGCTCGCCGGGGCCGGCGCGCCCGACGAGAACCGGCGGCAGGCCATCGAGGACCTGATCCTGCGCGAGCTCTCCCATGCCTGA